One segment of Gopherus evgoodei ecotype Sinaloan lineage chromosome 20, rGopEvg1_v1.p, whole genome shotgun sequence DNA contains the following:
- the SFPQ gene encoding splicing factor, proline- and glutamine-rich isoform X1: protein MSRDRFRSRGGGGFHRRGGGGGGRGGPNHDFRSPPPGMGLGQNRGPLGGGPPGGGPKPEPPKPPVSTATPPASSASATATTSGPSGSQAGSGPPAGPPPAAGQQQPQAQAATAAAPPSTPPVPGGQAQPKPSPTPAVGPKKGQGQSPGGGPKGPGGPQQGPGGPHPKGGQGHRGGPGGEQRGRGQGQQHQGQGLNVQQGPAGGSGEKTTDEGFKANLSLLRRPGEKTYTQRCRLFVGNLPADITDEEFKRLFAKYGEPGEVFINKGKGFGFIKLESRALAEIAKAELDDIPMRGRQLRVRFATHAAALSVRNLSPYVSNELLEEAFSQFGPVERAVVIVDDRGRSTGKGIVEFASKPAARKAFERCTEGVFLLTTTPRPVIVEPLEQLDDEDGLPEKLAQKNPMYQKERETPPRFAQHGSFEFEYSQRWKSLDEMEKQQRDQVEKNMKDAKDKLESEMEDAYHEHQANLLRQDLMRRQEELRRMEELHNQEMQKRKEIQLRQEEERRRREEEMMIRQREMEEQMRRQREENYSRMGYMDPRERDMRMGGASTMNMGDPYGAAAQKFPPMGGGGSGSGIGYEASPGVGQPAMSGSMMGSDMRAERFGQGGAGPVGGQGPRGMGPGTPAGYGRGREEYEGPNKKPRF from the exons ATGTCCCGGGATCGGTTCCGTAGCCGAGGCGGTGGCGGTTTCCACCGGCGCGGAGGCGGTGGCGGAGGCCGGGGAGGCCCCAACCATGATTTCCGGTCTCCACCGCCCGGCATGGGTCTTGGCCAGAACCGCGGCCCCTTGGGGGGCGGCCCGCCTGGCGGGGGCCCTAAGCCCGAACCCCCGAAGCCGCCCGTCTCGACCGCCACGCCGCCCGCTTCGTCCGCTTCCGCCACTGCCACTACCTCGGGCCCCTCCGGCAGCCAGGCCGGCTCCGGGCCCCCCGCGGGGCCTCCACCGGCTGCGGGACAGCAACAGCCGCAGGCCCAGGCTGCCACCGCTGCCGCTCCCCCTTCCACCCCGCCCGTCCCTGGGGGACAGGCGCAGCCGAAGCCGAGCCCCACCCCTGCCGTCGGCCCCAAGAAAGGTCAGGGCCAGTCTCCGGGCGGGGGGCCCAAGGGCCCGGGCGGCCCCCAGCAGGGCCCCGGCGGCCCGCACCCCAAGGGGGGGCAGGGACACCGCGGCGGCCCGGGCGGCGAGCAGCGCGGGCGCGGTCAGGGCCAACAGCACCAAGGGCAGGGCCTCAACGTGCAGCAGGGCCCGGCCGGAGGCAGCGGCGAGAAGACCACGGACGAG ggcTTTAAAGCAAATCTGTCTCTTCTGAGGCGACCTGGAGAGAAGACTTACACCCAGCGTTGCCGTCTGTTTGTGGGGAACTTGCCTGCTGATATTACAGATGAAGAGTTCAAAAGATTATTTGCTAAATATGGGGAGCCCGGAGAGGTTTTTATCAACAAGGGGAAGGGATTTGGATTCATTAAATTG GAATCCAGAGCACTGGCTGAAATTGCAAAGGCAGAACTTGATGATATTCCTATGAGAGGCCGACAGCTTCGAGTTCGTTTTGCCACACATGCTGCCGCTCTTTCTGTGCGTAACCTTTCACCCTATGTGTCCAATGAGTTATTGGAGGAAGCTTTTTCACAGTTTGGTCCGGTTGAAAGAGCTGTTGTGATTGTAGATGATCGTGGCAGATCAACAGGAAAAGGCATTGTTGAATTTGCATCTAAGCCAGCTGCAAGGAAAGCGTTTGAACGGTGCACGGAAGGAGTATTCTTGTTGACAAC TACTCCTAGACCAGTTATTGTGGAACCACTTGAACAACTGGATGATGAAGATGGTCTTCCAGAAAAGCTTGCTCAGAAGAATCCAATGTATCAAAA GGAAAGAGAAACTCCACCCCGCTTTGCTCAGCATGGCAGTTTTGAATTTGAATATTCCCAGAGGTGGAAATCCTTAGATGAAatggaaaaacagcaaagagatcaggtggAGAAAAACATGAAAGATGCCAAAGACAAACTTGAAAGTGAAATGGAAGATGCCTATCATGAACATCAGGCAAACCTCTTGCGTCAAG ATCTTATGAGGCGTCAAGAAGAATTGAGGCGTATGGAGGAACTTCATAATCAAGAAATGCAGAAACGCAAGGAAATTCAGCTAAG GCAGGAGGAAGAACGTCGTAGACGGGAAGAAGAAATGATGATTCGCCAGCGTGAGATGGAAGAACAGATGAGAAGACAAAGGGAAGAGAATTACAGTAGAATGGGTTACATGGATCCG agagagagagacatgagaATGGGTGGTGCCAGCACAATGAACATGGGAG aTCCCTATGGTGCAGCAGCTCAGAAATTCCCACCTATGGGTGGCGGTGGCAGTGGCAGCGGCATAGGTTATGAAGCCAGTCCTGGTGTTGGCCAACCAGCCATGAGTGGTTCTATGATGGGAAGTGACATG CGTGCTGAACGCTTTGGGCAGGGAGGTGCGGGGCCTGTGGGTGGCCAGGGTCCTAGAGGAATGGGGCCTGGAACACCAGCAGGATATGGTAGAGGGAGAGAAGAATATGAAGGCCCAAACAAAAAGCCCCGATTTTAG
- the SFPQ gene encoding splicing factor, proline- and glutamine-rich isoform X2 produces MSRDRFRSRGGGGFHRRGGGGGGRGGPNHDFRSPPPGMGLGQNRGPLGGGPPGGGPKPEPPKPPVSTATPPASSASATATTSGPSGSQAGSGPPAGPPPAAGQQQPQAQAATAAAPPSTPPVPGGQAQPKPSPTPAVGPKKGQGQSPGGGPKGPGGPQQGPGGPHPKGGQGHRGGPGGEQRGRGQGQQHQGQGLNVQQGPAGGSGEKTTDEGFKANLSLLRRPGEKTYTQRCRLFVGNLPADITDEEFKRLFAKYGEPGEVFINKGKGFGFIKLESRALAEIAKAELDDIPMRGRQLRVRFATHAAALSVRNLSPYVSNELLEEAFSQFGPVERAVVIVDDRGRSTGKGIVEFASKPAARKAFERCTEGVFLLTTTPRPVIVEPLEQLDDEDGLPEKLAQKNPMYQKERETPPRFAQHGSFEFEYSQRWKSLDEMEKQQRDQVEKNMKDAKDKLESEMEDAYHEHQANLLRQDLMRRQEELRRMEELHNQEMQKRKEIQLRQEEERRRREEEMMIRQREMEEQMRRQREENYSRMGYMDPRERDMRMGGASTMNMGDPYGAAAQKFPPMGGGGSGSGIGYEASPGVGQPAMSGSMMGSDMVKMMQAE; encoded by the exons ATGTCCCGGGATCGGTTCCGTAGCCGAGGCGGTGGCGGTTTCCACCGGCGCGGAGGCGGTGGCGGAGGCCGGGGAGGCCCCAACCATGATTTCCGGTCTCCACCGCCCGGCATGGGTCTTGGCCAGAACCGCGGCCCCTTGGGGGGCGGCCCGCCTGGCGGGGGCCCTAAGCCCGAACCCCCGAAGCCGCCCGTCTCGACCGCCACGCCGCCCGCTTCGTCCGCTTCCGCCACTGCCACTACCTCGGGCCCCTCCGGCAGCCAGGCCGGCTCCGGGCCCCCCGCGGGGCCTCCACCGGCTGCGGGACAGCAACAGCCGCAGGCCCAGGCTGCCACCGCTGCCGCTCCCCCTTCCACCCCGCCCGTCCCTGGGGGACAGGCGCAGCCGAAGCCGAGCCCCACCCCTGCCGTCGGCCCCAAGAAAGGTCAGGGCCAGTCTCCGGGCGGGGGGCCCAAGGGCCCGGGCGGCCCCCAGCAGGGCCCCGGCGGCCCGCACCCCAAGGGGGGGCAGGGACACCGCGGCGGCCCGGGCGGCGAGCAGCGCGGGCGCGGTCAGGGCCAACAGCACCAAGGGCAGGGCCTCAACGTGCAGCAGGGCCCGGCCGGAGGCAGCGGCGAGAAGACCACGGACGAG ggcTTTAAAGCAAATCTGTCTCTTCTGAGGCGACCTGGAGAGAAGACTTACACCCAGCGTTGCCGTCTGTTTGTGGGGAACTTGCCTGCTGATATTACAGATGAAGAGTTCAAAAGATTATTTGCTAAATATGGGGAGCCCGGAGAGGTTTTTATCAACAAGGGGAAGGGATTTGGATTCATTAAATTG GAATCCAGAGCACTGGCTGAAATTGCAAAGGCAGAACTTGATGATATTCCTATGAGAGGCCGACAGCTTCGAGTTCGTTTTGCCACACATGCTGCCGCTCTTTCTGTGCGTAACCTTTCACCCTATGTGTCCAATGAGTTATTGGAGGAAGCTTTTTCACAGTTTGGTCCGGTTGAAAGAGCTGTTGTGATTGTAGATGATCGTGGCAGATCAACAGGAAAAGGCATTGTTGAATTTGCATCTAAGCCAGCTGCAAGGAAAGCGTTTGAACGGTGCACGGAAGGAGTATTCTTGTTGACAAC TACTCCTAGACCAGTTATTGTGGAACCACTTGAACAACTGGATGATGAAGATGGTCTTCCAGAAAAGCTTGCTCAGAAGAATCCAATGTATCAAAA GGAAAGAGAAACTCCACCCCGCTTTGCTCAGCATGGCAGTTTTGAATTTGAATATTCCCAGAGGTGGAAATCCTTAGATGAAatggaaaaacagcaaagagatcaggtggAGAAAAACATGAAAGATGCCAAAGACAAACTTGAAAGTGAAATGGAAGATGCCTATCATGAACATCAGGCAAACCTCTTGCGTCAAG ATCTTATGAGGCGTCAAGAAGAATTGAGGCGTATGGAGGAACTTCATAATCAAGAAATGCAGAAACGCAAGGAAATTCAGCTAAG GCAGGAGGAAGAACGTCGTAGACGGGAAGAAGAAATGATGATTCGCCAGCGTGAGATGGAAGAACAGATGAGAAGACAAAGGGAAGAGAATTACAGTAGAATGGGTTACATGGATCCG agagagagagacatgagaATGGGTGGTGCCAGCACAATGAACATGGGAG aTCCCTATGGTGCAGCAGCTCAGAAATTCCCACCTATGGGTGGCGGTGGCAGTGGCAGCGGCATAGGTTATGAAGCCAGTCCTGGTGTTGGCCAACCAGCCATGAGTGGTTCTATGATGGGAAGTGACATG GTGAAGATGATGCAAGCTGAGTGA